A genome region from Deltaproteobacteria bacterium includes the following:
- a CDS encoding DUF386 domain-containing protein: MIIGTLATCERYYVLGERFRKAFEFLKEHDVAAMEPGRYDIEGDDVFALVQAYVSKTMDNCGLEAHRVYADVHYVAEGFEYLGYAPLERAGAPAVEYDPKADATFYEKECDFILLRKGDIAIVFPEDVHMPQKRALVPATVRKVCIKVRVGEE; the protein is encoded by the coding sequence ATGATCATCGGCACGCTGGCAACTTGCGAACGGTACTATGTGTTGGGGGAGCGCTTCCGGAAGGCGTTCGAATTTCTGAAGGAGCACGACGTCGCGGCGATGGAGCCGGGACGCTACGACATCGAGGGAGACGACGTCTTCGCTCTCGTGCAGGCGTACGTCTCCAAGACCATGGACAACTGCGGGCTGGAGGCGCATCGGGTGTACGCCGACGTGCACTACGTCGCCGAGGGGTTCGAGTATCTGGGGTACGCGCCGCTTGAACGCGCCGGGGCGCCCGCCGTCGAGTACGATCCCAAGGCCGATGCGACCTTCTACGAGAAGGAGTGCGACTTCATCCTTCTGCGGAAGGGCGACATCGCCATCGTCTTTCCCGAGGACGTCCACATGCCGCAGAAGCGCGCCCTCGTCCCGGCGACGGTCCGCAAGGTCTGCATCAAGGTGCGGGTCGGGGAAGAGTAG